The Candidatus Cloacimonadota bacterium DNA window CATGACTCAATCTCCGCGTGGAACACAATCCAGATATGGAACTGCCACGATTTTTGGAAATGATCCGATTTTTATAAAAGTTATCAATCAATCTGGTGAGACTCTCGATTATCATTTATTCAGCCAGTCAAGCAATGGTATATTTGCTGATCCTGATCCCTTCTATACTATTGAAAGTCCGGGAACTGCTGATCTGGCAGTCGCAGTCGGAGCCTGGGTAACTCGCAATGACTGGTACAGTTACAATTACCTGTACTGCTGGACAGATGAAATTGTGGGAGATATCGGCACTTTTTCCTCCAGAGGTCCGAGGATAGACGGATATCAAAAACCGGATATTTGTGCTCCCGGTTCGATGATCATTTCTTTGCGGGACGACGATGCTATTTCCGGTCCTCCCTTTGGAGTCTGGGGACCAAATGTGATCAATAACGATGGAGGAACAGGACTTCCGGCAGATTATTTCATTGCTCAGGGAACTTCCTGTTCGAGTCCGATTGCCTGCGGAGCTGCTGCTCTCCTGAAAGATTATGATCCACAAATCGATAGGACTGATCTTTATGTAAAACTCTGGAATCATGCTGCAATCGATGGTTATACCGGAGATGTTCCTAATGATACTTGGGGAGCAGGGAAGATCGATGTGGAAGCAGCATTGTCTGCTCTCGAAGAAGAATTGACTCCGCTTACTCCGGTAAATCTTCAGATAGAATGCACGGAAGACAATGTTACAATTAGTTGGGATGCTGTCACCCAAACAGTTGGCGGCAGAACGATCACAGCAGATTATTATAAATTATATATTTATGATGGTCCATATTCTCCAGTTTATACATCAGTTTATGATGTTTATGATACTTCCATACAATTAAGCCCGGAAGCAGATATGTATTTTTACCGGATTTCTTGTGTTTATGAACCATAAATGAATTAACCTTCCAAAGGTGTCGTGCAAATATTTCATTCTTATTGACCTTTGGAAGGTTTCAGTTTTAAATCACGGCAGAAATTGCTGATCTTCAATGAAATTTTAATAAAAATTTCATTGTGGGAATTTTCATAAAGTTACTTTCATTCAAAAGCCATCTCAATTTTCCATTCTTTCCAGACTTTTCCAACTAGATCCGGCCCGGGATTCAAAGTCATTTTTCCTGGTTTCCAACCGGAAGGAGTTGCTTCTGTTCCTTTGCTGTTCCTGACATATTGGAATGCCTGGATCTGCCTTATAGTTTCGGAAACATTTCTACCAACCGGAGGAGTAAGGACTTCATAACCCTGAATTACTCCATCAGGATCGATCAGAAATCTTCCTCTTGTTTCAACTCCTGCATCTTCATCGTAAACATTATAGATGGTTCCTACTTTTCCACCGGCATCAGATAACATCGGGAAAGGAATTCCGCCTTTCACCATTTTGGAAAGTTCATTATCATTCCACATTTTATGAACAAACATACTGTCCACACTCATAGATAGAACTTCTACTCCTAATTTTTGAAATTCGTTATATTTTCCAGCAACTGCTGAAACTTCGGTAGCTCAAACAAAAGTAAAATCTCCGGGATAGAAACATAATACTACCCACTTCCCTAAATAATCAGACAATTTCACATTAATGAACTTACCTTTAAAATAAGCCGGAG harbors:
- a CDS encoding peroxiredoxin: MNEEIPVGCARPTSGTISETRNEKKEKKQKEKKEVMMIKVGKKAPDFTAPAYFKGKFINVKLSDYLGKWVVLCFYPGDFTFVUATEVSAVAGKYNEFQKLGVEVLSMSVDSMFVHKMWNDNELSKMVKGGIPFPMLSDAGGKVGTIYNVYDEDAGVETRGRFLIDPDGVIQGYEVLTPPVGRNVSETIRQIQAFQYVRNSKGTEATPSGWKPGKMTLNPGPDLVGKVWKEWKIEMAFE